Below is a genomic region from Magnetococcales bacterium.
ATTGATTTACGAATTGGTGTAATATTCGTCGGAAAAGTGCCAACTGGAAAGAACGAGGGATCAGGAAGTCTGAAATTATTAGAAGAAAAAAGGTAACTGCCCAGGTACCCTCTGGGTTCAATTATTGAAAGAAAAAAGGGGTCTGAACGGTTACAACTGGGCAGTCCTTAATGATCACCGCTGACCCGGAGATGGATAATAGTCAGGGCTCGGCAGGTATTTGCGGCCCATCCCGGTTTCGTCTCCCTTCCATCCCTCCAAATCCACCGGACGGTCCAAATTCGGATTGGCAATGCAAATGGCCTTTCTGGGAGCAGCAATTTTTTCACACGCCTCCCGATCACGATAAATACACTCGGTCTTCCACTGCTCGGTCAAACAAAAAGGACCGCCCCCCTGAGGCGCCATCAATTCTTCCTTGTTCAAAACACAACTGCCCTGCGTCCCCGCCACCGCCTTTCGACAGGACTCCATATCGACAAACTGACAACGCCGTCCACTGAAATCAACCGCGCAATAAAGCGACGCCAACACTGTCCCACACCAAAAAAATACAATCAGCATTCCGGATGTCCAGAGCATCTTTTTCATTCGCCCTCTCCCCGCGCAATGCCTCCCCGAAACGCCTTATTTGCCCAACCAGGCAACCCCATCCACAGCCACCAAAGCCCCTTTGGGCAAAGCCGTCACCCCCAACGTGGAACGCGCCGGATAAGGAATGCGAACATACTGACCATAAATTTCATTCACTGCGGCGAAATCCTCCAGATCGATCAAATAAAGCGTCGTCTTGACCAATTCCCCATAACCAGCCCCGACCGCCTTCAAAACAGCGCCAATGTTTTTCATGACCTGGTGGATCTGAACATCCACCCCTCCTGAAACCAGGGCTCCCGATTCGGGATCCAGGGCAATTTGCCCGGAAAGATGAAGCCATCCACCAATCCGTGTCGCCTGACTGTAGGGACCGACAGCCCTCGGGGCCAGATCTGTTTGAACAAAGTCCATGATTTTCTCTCCTGAGCCGGGGGGAATTGAATGGTTTCAAGAAATCAAACCTTGGGGCGTTGCCCCAAACCCCACCGGGAAGGGGTTTCCCCTTCCCAGACCCATCCATAATAATTCAAATCCAATGATCAATCACCCCTTGATGCGCACCACATCCAATACCACCTCAAGGGCTGCAATCGCCTTCATCAAAGACTGCAAATGCTCCAACCCCATCACCTCGACATCACAAATCAAGACAAAAGGGTCCCGATCCCGGTCCTGCATTTTCATTTTGACAACGGTGCTCTTGACTCCCAAAACGACATGGGAAACCAGATTCAATACATCCCGTCGATTGCGCGCCATGATGCGCAATCGGGCGACATGCAGTTTTTCAGGGAGTTCCGGCCAATCAATGTCCTCAATCCAACGCTCTGGCTGATCGGCCAAGACCCCCAGATTGGGACATCCCGCAGCATGAATGGAAATACCCTTGCCCGTATGCACGATTCCAACAATGGAATCCCCCGGAACAGGACTGCAACAACGGGCCACCATGACCGCCATCCGCGGTAATAACCCCGCCAATTGCAAAGAAGGCCCCTTGACCTCGCCACCACGGGATTTGCCAAGCCCCCCTCTTCCCGTGACAAGCGCCCGCCCGTCACGATTCGATTCGCTCTGGGGAAACAACTTTCGCGCCAATACCGACGGGGTGATCATCGACATCCCCAACTTCAACAACAATTCTTCCCCGTTTTTCAACCCCAGCTCAATGGCCCATTGCCGGATTTTTTTTTCGTTGATCCCCTGAGACGCCACCCCCCCCTTCCGCGCCTCCCGCAATAAAATTTCCCGGCCCAGCATCATCGCCTGTTCACGGTTTTGCTGCTTGATCCAACGATTGATCCGATATTTGGCCCGCCCCGTGACCACAAAACGAAGCCATGCAGGATTCGGAGCGTGATTCTTCCCCGTGAGAATAACCACAGAATCCCCCGTCGCCAACGGAGTCTTGAGAGGAACCAGCCGTCCATTAACCTTGGCCCCCTGACAATGATCCCCAACCTCCGAATGGACAGCATAGGCAAAATCCACCGGCGTGGCCCCCCGGGGAAGAGTGATGATGTCACCCTCGGGAGTGAATAGATAAATTTCCTCCGGAAACAGATCGACCTTGACATTATCCAGGAATTGGCCTGAATCATCAGCATTCTGATGGACTTCCAACAAACGCTTCAACCAGGCATACCCGGTTGCCTGGGAATCCTCCCGCGGAACCAATCCCCCTTCCTTGTAACTCCAATGGGCCGCCACCCCACTCTCGGCCACTTCATGCATGGACCGGGTTCTGATTTGAATTTCGATGCGATTGCCGTAGGGACCAAAAACAACCGTATGCAACGATTGATAACCATTGCTCTTGGGAAGGGCAATATAATCCTTGAAACGACCCGGAATGGGCCTCAGTTCACCATGCACCATCCCCAACACGCGATAACAGTCCCCCTGATGACCAACAAGAATTCGATAGGCAATGACATCATATAATTCTTCCAGGGTCACCCCTTTGCTCTGCAATTTGGTATGAATCGAATATAAATGTTTTTCCCGACCGAATACCTGTCCCTTGATTCCATGTTTTTTCAACATTTTACGCAAGAAGGAAATCACCTTGCGCACCACGTTTTCCCCACCCTTCCGGCGTCGTGCCACTCGTTCCTTCAAGGAATGATAGGATTCGGGATCCCGCAATTGAAAAGCCAGGTCCTCCAAATCGTTCTTGATCCAGTAAATACCCAGGCGATGGGCAATGGGGGCATAAATATCGAGAATTTCCGCAGTCATTCGCGGATCCACCACCACACCCCCATGCACGGCATGCCGCATTCGCATCAGACAAACCGCCAGCCGTACCAGGATCACCCGGATGTCCTGGGCCATCGCCAAAATCATCCGCCGCAGATCCTCGGCATTGACCTCAATCTTCACACGCGCCGAAACATGGGAAATACGGGTCAATCCTTCGACCAGAAAAGCTACATCCGCACCAAAATCATCCCGAACCCGATCCATGGTCAAAATGCCACGCTCCAATCCAGAGACCAGGATCCCCGCGGCAATGGACGCAGTATCCATCCGCAGATCAACCAAAACCTCGGCAACTTCCACCGAAGGATTCACAACCTGCCCGGTCCCTTCCGAAAAACGGGCAACCCCGGTTTTTTCATCCAGAAGAAACCGTCCCAGGCGCTCCAATAAATCCCGGTCGGCCTTGGGATGATAGGCCAGAATCCTTTCAACAAGACCCGGCCATTTTTCGCCTTGTTTCACGCCAGAAAAACCCTTACCCCTCTCCGGCCCTCAACCCCGCAACCGGTCTGGTCTGGCAGCGGTTCAATCCGGATTCCCTGAACGACCGCGCATCCTCACAAATCATCGCCATCAAAATCGATTCCACCAGGAAAATCATTCGCCGGAAGAAGCGCTTCATCCTCATCCAGGTCCAGATCCGCATCCATTTCATCCGCATCCGTCATGTCCTCGTCCGTATCCTCCTCCGCCTCATCCTCACCACCCTCATCGCCATCCTCCTCATCCACCAAGGAATCCCCGAGCGGAATCGAAGCCGCTTCCACCAACAAAGCCCGGGTCTCGCTTTCCAGGATTCCCGGTTCGACCTCCTCGATTTCTTCCTGGACCGGCTTGGTGAATTCAAGACGCAAATCCTTGACATCCACGGTTTTCCCTTCAATTTCCCGCAAGGCGATGACCGTGAACTTGTCATTGTCCATGGGCAGGATTGTCTCATGGCCATGCGTCAACTGTCGGGCCCTTTTGGCCGCCAACAATACCAGTTCAAAACGATTGGGTACGATCTTCAAACAATCTTCAACAGTCACCCTGGCCATCATTCATACTCCTCGCAGGTTTCATTGACCTCAAACCAATCACCGTAAGACAAACCGGGTCAGAAGACGTTCAATCCGACGACCCACCCGTCCTTTTTTCAACCGTTCCGCACGCACGATGGCCTCGATCTCGGCGCAGGCCAGCTCCAGACGATCATTGACGATGACATAATCCGCTTCG
It encodes:
- a CDS encoding bifunctional (p)ppGpp synthetase/guanosine-3',5'-bis(diphosphate) 3'-pyrophosphohydrolase, which encodes MKQGEKWPGLVERILAYHPKADRDLLERLGRFLLDEKTGVARFSEGTGQVVNPSVEVAEVLVDLRMDTASIAAGILVSGLERGILTMDRVRDDFGADVAFLVEGLTRISHVSARVKIEVNAEDLRRMILAMAQDIRVILVRLAVCLMRMRHAVHGGVVVDPRMTAEILDIYAPIAHRLGIYWIKNDLEDLAFQLRDPESYHSLKERVARRRKGGENVVRKVISFLRKMLKKHGIKGQVFGREKHLYSIHTKLQSKGVTLEELYDVIAYRILVGHQGDCYRVLGMVHGELRPIPGRFKDYIALPKSNGYQSLHTVVFGPYGNRIEIQIRTRSMHEVAESGVAAHWSYKEGGLVPREDSQATGYAWLKRLLEVHQNADDSGQFLDNVKVDLFPEEIYLFTPEGDIITLPRGATPVDFAYAVHSEVGDHCQGAKVNGRLVPLKTPLATGDSVVILTGKNHAPNPAWLRFVVTGRAKYRINRWIKQQNREQAMMLGREILLREARKGGVASQGINEKKIRQWAIELGLKNGEELLLKLGMSMITPSVLARKLFPQSESNRDGRALVTGRGGLGKSRGGEVKGPSLQLAGLLPRMAVMVARCCSPVPGDSIVGIVHTGKGISIHAAGCPNLGVLADQPERWIEDIDWPELPEKLHVARLRIMARNRRDVLNLVSHVVLGVKSTVVKMKMQDRDRDPFVLICDVEVMGLEHLQSLMKAIAALEVVLDVVRIKG
- a CDS encoding DNA-directed RNA polymerase subunit omega, with protein sequence MARVTVEDCLKIVPNRFELVLLAAKRARQLTHGHETILPMDNDKFTVIALREIEGKTVDVKDLRLEFTKPVQEEIEEVEPGILESETRALLVEAASIPLGDSLVDEEDGDEGGEDEAEEDTDEDMTDADEMDADLDLDEDEALLPANDFPGGIDFDGDDL